A region of the Candidatus Stygibacter australis genome:
AGGAAAGAGTTATTGTTTCAGATGACATCCTGATCACAGTAACTCCAGTTAATGATGCTCCAGTCTTGAACCTGCCAGCCAATATCAGTTTTGATGAGGATACCACAACAATACTTGATTTAGGATTATATGCAAATGACGTAGACGGAGATGCGCTGACAGCATTATTGATTAATTCTAATAATATCGATGTAGAATTTAATGGTCTGATTGCTACTTTCTCTTCCCCTCTGAACTGGTTTGGAAGCGAAAATGTTACTATTGGAGTGACAGATGGAATAGTATATCCACCAATTTCAGATGTGTTAACAGTACTGGTAAATCCGGTGAACGATGCACCGGAACTTGTCCTGCCGGATGAGTTATCTTTTGCTGAGGATGAAAGCTTAATAATTGATTTCTCCCTGTATCTGGAAGATGTTGATAGCGAAGATTTCATTATGACCATTGATGCTACTGAAGACCTTTTCTATACAATTAATGGACTGAATGCAATTATCACTGCGACTCAGGACTGGAATGGCACTGGTAACATAGATGTAGATATCAGTGATCTATCAGGAGGAATTGCAAGTGATAATATGGATATAATAGTTACTCCAGTTAATGACCCACCATTTATTAATGTTCAGATTCCTGATCCATATACAGTAGATGAGGACTTTGAAGATGTAACCCTGAATCTGGATGATTATTATCAAGATGTGGATGGAGACTATCTGAGTTATGAAATTGATTTTAATGAAAACAATATTCAGATAGATCTAACAGGCTCAATAGCTACGATCTCATCTATTCCGAACTGGTTTGGTGAAACTACTATTATGATCACAGTAAGTGATAATCAGAATCGAGATGAGATAAATGACAGTTTCCTTCTAATAGTAAATTCCGTAAATGATACACCTACATTAGATTTACCTGATGAGGTGATTTTCAATGAAGATGGCACTCTTGCCTTTGATGTAAGCGAATATGCTTATGACGTGGAAGGTGATGATCTTGTGTGTGTATTAACTGGAAATACTGAGGTTATTGCTAATATCTTTGGTATGACGATAATATTCACTGCAACACCAGACTGGAATGGTAGCGAAATTGTTTCGATATTTGTTGATGATCAACAGGGACGAGAAATTTTCCGTGAAGACATGGCAGTAACGGTGAATCCAGTAAATGATCCTCCAGTGATAGTATCATTTGAACCAGTTGAGACTGAAATTGATACCTTACAGCATTCTACTTTGGATTTCCATGTAGAAGTTACGGATATTGACAGTGAACCTTCATACAGCTGGAGAGTAAATACTCAACCAGTTGGTGATGATCTTCCTGATTTTTCATATCTGTTTGATGTGGATGGTACTTTTGTAGTTCGCTGCATAATTACTGATGAAGATTACTCATATAATATTACCTGGACTGTGTATGTGGAAGAAACAGAAAATAATGGTGTGGAAATTATACCTGCTGTAACGGCAATAATTGGTAATTATCCAAATCCATTTAATCCTGAAACTTCCTTAGAATTTGCGGTCAGCTCAGCTCAGAATATCAGAATTGATGTTTATAATTCAAGAGGACAGCATGTGAAGACTCTCGTGGATAGAGAATATCTTACTGGTATACACAAAGTGATCTGGGATGGAAAGGATCGTGGTAATCATTCACAACCGAGTGGTATTTATTACTTCCGAATGATCTCTGAATCGGGATCTGATATTAGTAAGGCTCTGCTATTGAAATAGCAGATAATTAATACAAAAAAAACCCGGGAGTTTCAACTCCCGGGTTTTTCATTTATCACAGATAATTTTATAATTCTATAACGAATTCTGCACCATCATCATGATTGATCAGATATAAATTACCTTCCATGTGTTTTTCAATGATCAATTTGGCAATATATAATCCAATACCAGTATTATTAAGGTTTTCCTTTGTGGAAGTATATAGCTCAAATATTTTATCTTTGATCTTATTATTCACACCACCGGCGTTATCGCGTACGGATAACCTGAAATGATCATCTACCTTGGCAAGTTTTACTTCGATCATGGGGTTTTCTATTTTTCTATCCAGTAAAGCATCATAAGCATTATTCAAGATGTTAAGAAATACCTGTGAAAATTCACTTTCATTTCCAGTGATCGAACAACTTTCATTAATTTCAGTTTTAAGAATAATTTTGCTATTCTCAAGTTTACTTTGTATTGTGAAAATCGAATTTGAGATAACTTTACTGAGATCAAACTCTACAGAGGAATCATCTCTACTGTAAAAGAAGCGGAAAGTATCAATTGTCTTGGACAGGGATTGAAGAATATCCATGATTATCTTAGTCTTATCTTCCATATATTCGTCGGTGAGTTCTTCAAATTCAAAGGCTTCCCGCACTGACTGAAAAGTTACACCGATAATATTTAAGGGTTGACGCCAATGATGCGCAATACTGGAAATCATCTCTCCAATTGCTGCCTGTCGAGATTGCTGCATGATCACATGATCCTTTTCGCGTGATTCTGA
Encoded here:
- a CDS encoding tandem-95 repeat protein; translated protein: ERVIVSDDILITVTPVNDAPVLNLPANISFDEDTTTILDLGLYANDVDGDALTALLINSNNIDVEFNGLIATFSSPLNWFGSENVTIGVTDGIVYPPISDVLTVLVNPVNDAPELVLPDELSFAEDESLIIDFSLYLEDVDSEDFIMTIDATEDLFYTINGLNAIITATQDWNGTGNIDVDISDLSGGIASDNMDIIVTPVNDPPFINVQIPDPYTVDEDFEDVTLNLDDYYQDVDGDYLSYEIDFNENNIQIDLTGSIATISSIPNWFGETTIMITVSDNQNRDEINDSFLLIVNSVNDTPTLDLPDEVIFNEDGTLAFDVSEYAYDVEGDDLVCVLTGNTEVIANIFGMTIIFTATPDWNGSEIVSIFVDDQQGREIFREDMAVTVNPVNDPPVIVSFEPVETEIDTLQHSTLDFHVEVTDIDSEPSYSWRVNTQPVGDDLPDFSYLFDVDGTFVVRCIITDEDYSYNITWTVYVEETENNGVEIIPAVTAIIGNYPNPFNPETSLEFAVSSAQNIRIDVYNSRGQHVKTLVDREYLTGIHKVIWDGKDRGNHSQPSGIYYFRMISESGSDISKALLLK